The Amphiura filiformis chromosome 13, Afil_fr2py, whole genome shotgun sequence genome segment gatagtccacttttcacaaaattgcccctcccttggaaaaaaatccactttttcaaagtcagcacccccaatgaaatcctgTGTACAGGCCTGGGCAACGAgattatttaggaaaaataaacttatatattaaaaactgaatattttcaggttgtgataacagtttaaaataaacaTAACCACACATCGTCACTCATCTGAATTTCATCAGCCGGGATTTCCCAAAAACCAGGGAATACAAAAGATTCACTGTCAATCCCCTGATAAAGCCATCATTTCATTACAGAAAGCATACAAAAAGTGcaagatttcctgacgttgcatttacaaatattatattgcttcaattcttagcaggttggtcaaaatttttgggcttttattattttaaaaatataaaagaatggaaatttcttatatttattttttatcatcaattaatgattaccCGGTACATTTTTGGCTTCATGCACACAAAGTCATGGATTTTAAAACACTGCACTGatccagttccaataattgaaactccccgcTCCGACGGGGTGTTCCaacaacaggtgctgtgtatgtgtttgtatatGTGTAACTGtaaatgtgcattcacatacacacttagccgtcggtacgaagaaattgttgctccaaaaatgatcgcaaattacacatttgtaatcatttttcaccacaaaatatgatatgaaaacacaggtgagcaatgtatgaatatatggagaggtgaaacaggttgttaattattgtcaatattaatattgtgcgacatttataatgaaaataattaacactgtagacaccctatggcaccttctacaacttgagaacaagtcctcaaacgttcgaaatttgtagttactacaactgccaCTGATCGCGATTTGGCGGCCGTGCCCGTGATTATCGGACAAGtacaattttgacttttgttCGGACTGGTAAATTTTTTGACCGCTTGGCGAGTGGCAAAAAAAGTTAAGTTCCATGCctgtctctagcctagaatgtgaagctatcggtgagcaaattcttggttAGACCTCTCTGGCAGCAAGACATGATAAGCTTACctacttaacgcggctgtgtactctagccattgtttctttctcaaaattgagtttttatgatatgtttgtaccttgttatgttttttataaatacaaggaatgaaaatccagatttgtaaactccaactgcaatattttaaggattttatttcactattccactcgtgtttgaaattgaaaaggaaagaaaatctttgttgtaccagcaaggtacacgcaagAACAACTCATCGCGCTATGCGTATCacacaatttgttaacgcacaacaTAGCGCAAGCGATACGCGACGCTTATTTGCATgcgcgcggcgcatcttatggaaacaccacggaagcactgatttcacaaaaacctagtggtcaaatggctccgctttagctgataaaatgtgggttttttcaagttctttccccgatttaaatatcaagttatgaatggatttcgctcaaacttctcaaggggctgtggatttacccgatgttcacgtaatataagttaatacaaaaacgaaaactgtcgcattctcctgtgagattcgatgaaagcgcaaaatgtgaccactttaaacttcaacagccattatttcaatgttcattttctcggtaaaatgacgatttaggtacacgataactcaataaatacagcatctataggtaagcaaatatgatcattgtaaaaagcatgatcgactcaagaaacagttttctcattttttttatattttggtctatttccgattttgggcatcattttgtgcaaataggcatttttgaattttaaaagttcattttgatgccttatatggtcaatatctcaaaaaataaggccaatatcaaaaaataaaaaaccgtttttggaatggagcctcaagattgagctaaaaacaaaataaaatattttggaaagagtgttttttgttatgatgtacctaacaaatattgccaaaaactcactttttgtgattttcttcaaaattgttgcttttaccccaaatctgtatttatattaagatttattgatgtcttgccttcataaaatgtatacttttatatgttttatgaatttgcgcgaataattacaaagttattgcacttttactacatgcatgtctgagagtacacagccaccttaaaacttattgtcattttaaattataattttttaaatttaatcctAAATCTCAGAATGACCTTACATTTGAGCAACAACTTTCAGCCGAAATGATTGTGTTTTCCACTCATCTTCTTGCGATACACCAAGCGGTCCTGCTGGTCCCATTCCAGTCATTTTCAGCTCAAAGTAAACGAGTTTTCCTTGCGTTTTTCTAATGCAAACTTCCTGTTGTTGATTGTTTCACGTGTGTCAAAGGTCAATTCTATCATAGGACCAAAATTCTCACTTATGTTCCATggacaaaatatttcattttgcatcatttatttatttgaaaattaCAACACTCATCTTGTGGTATACGGCTGTATTTATctttaaaaagtaaaacaaattctagtatttgtttataaaataaatattccaGCATATGATCGAGACTGTCATGGCCGCGCCCAGCAGCAAGAACGGAACAAAAACACAGTCATTGTGAGTCATTGTTCGGCACAGCTCGATTCAATTTGATATACTTACTTCATCACACACAGCAGTGGATAAGAAAATAACACAGATTTGGATCTTGCATCAAGCACAACAGTTAATGTTGTTAACTTTAACTTAAAGCTTACCTCATACCTGGCATAACCAATACATACACCAAAACTGTCCAtacattattaataattatttttatgaaCAATCTGACAAAATGATTTTTATGAAATACTTTGTCACTTCACTAGTTGTTGGAACAACAGCTGTACTGCTAGGCTGGATAATCAGTCCAGAGACTGCTGCAATTGTGTGGCACAGTTTACCGGGTTTATGCTGTCTACGTGGGATGTTATTTGGCGTTTTTGATAGGTATATACCATTACCAATAGCAGAAGTTCCTATATCAAACATTCCAGAGGGGGTATCAGTGCAATCCACACCATCAAGAATTTTTAGTCTTGAAGAATTGAAGCAATATGATGGTTCTGAAGAAAGCAAAGGATTGTATCTTGCATTTCTTGGCAAAGTGTACGATGTCAGCAAAGGCAAACAACACTATGGGCCAGGAGGGGGCTATAGTTTCTTTGCTGCTCGTGATGCTACAAGAGCATTTGTGACAGGAGATTTTACAGATGAAGGTTTGGTGGAAGATATTGATGGCCTGAGTCCAAGAGAAATGCTGGAAGTGAAACATTGGGTTGAATTCTATGAGAAGGATTATACACCAGTTGGTAAGAAATACAAATTTATGGCTTTTCCATTTGATCTTCTAAATCACTTCGGTATTGTTTTGCGAATTAACATGTGATTCTAAAACGTACTAATTAATAGCAGTGCTAGATTTGGTTggcccgggcgaacggacaacacTGGTAACAGAATAGAAAAAAAGGGCATGCAGCTCAGTATCCTTCATTGGCATTAGGTTCAGTTATGCCTCCTCACCCATTTTGTTTTTACTACCTCAGCAGTGGCGTATAGCCAGGGGAACTGGGGCAACTTGCCCCGCCACCGAAAATGTTCAGGaatagtgtcattaaaatgactaaaaatgggccAAAAGGCATTTATGCGAAGAGCTAGAGACAACGAGAGTGTTACACTCTGTGTGCATCAATCAAGAAATTCTTTACCAAAGTCATAGTTGTAAACTTTATATCCCTgtaatttattttcatatttgaagagttgaattgcaaaactgcttaggaaccattttttcaaaattgagttatcaGTGTCAATCCATAGTGTTTGACCATACCTTCAATGCAATATAATTGATTTGTTGCAAAACAGCTTACATCCTATTCATAATGCCACTCCAAGTTTCAGTTGTGCAGCAAAACTGCTTACATCCACTTTGTTTGGCCTGCAAAAGTGCTTACATCCATCAATAGCGCCCCCAGCTGTGAGTGAGCACATTAAGAATGACCATCCAGTTACTTGgttttgttatgcaaatgagagtgTGGACCATCTTaattgttattgatattttgaTGATCAATAAGCAGGATGTGATTTGTGTATGTATTAAAGACAAGATGAGAAAACAGCACTAACAAGTTTGAGTGGACTTTTGGTTAACATCttgttttaataaatattttaacaaTTAAACCAATAATTAAGTGAAAACTAAATAATAAATTTGATAGATAAACACAACTTTCAATTTTATCACCAAGTGGtttacattttaatttaattttaattttgataaattatgTAGGCCTTTAGTGTAGCAGGTTTATGCAATACTAAAGATATTAAACTAAATattgttaataaataaataaataaataaataaataaataaataaataattttttattcCAATATTTTGGATGAAATGCTTTTATTGTCTGATTCATATTTAAATTAGATTATAAAATCAATTCAAAATAGGCAAGAAATTAGGGTCTTTCAGATGATTTAAATTAGTTTCTTAATCGTTATACTCTATAATATTCTACATCTAAACTACTAAGGTGGTATAACTTTTGAAACTTCTGTTATGTTGAGAAAGAATTATAGATCTTGGTTTCACTTTTGTATGAAGATAATACCCTCCCCTCCCTTCCCCACCCAACCAACCAtcctacatttttttttatttaaccgCTGCCCCTTAAAGTGAGTAGGTCATCTTATCTCTATTGATCCATGTCTACGTTTGACAAACAACCCCATACTTTAGGCCTACTATAGCATGGGATCAACCTACATCCCCCATCTCACTCCTTTTTTAACGTTTTCCTTGCTGAACAGTGGCGacgctagagagagagagagaggggggaaggGGGCATTTCCCCCAAATAATATTTTTCTTCCCCCTAGTtgtgaggcaaaaccccaaagaTTATGCAAATTTCcgctttttgtggcaattttgaacaaaatttgttgattttgcccccccccccccgaaatttaTTTTCCTCCCTCATGCCCCCcacgaaaaaattcctggtgccgccaatgTTGGTAGGGCCTACACGTTTTTGACCGGTTTCTCCAACCCATTtgattttgtgtaggcctacatggaagGTATGTCATGGTCTCTCCTTGGATCAATGACTACGTTTGAGGTGAAATTATTTTTCATGCTTCAAACCTACGATTGCATGAAATTTCCTTCATTACCCACCCCCACACTCCACCCTCCCATGCCCCCACTCAAGTATTTTCCCAGTTCCCGAATATTAGTACACGTGTATGTTAGATTAATATTTTTCTACATTGGACTTGATCTAAAACATCACAATCGACAACATGACTGCATTATTGCATTACTATAGAAGGAAAGTCACCCCTAACCCCCCTTCCCCCCATCGCCTACCTTTTACTGATTGTAAAGTACTCTACATCATCAAATGTATTAATTTGTATTACCGCTAAtgagtttttatattaaaatctTGGCTGGACCAAAATGATTGATGTTTAGTGAGTGAATCTTATGATTTCTGCATGCAAGTTATAGTGTTTCCCTGCAAAActgcttacatccactttttttaaattaaataaagaaaattaaaaaaaaacaaggtATGACTGATTTTAGTGACCTTTATGTTTTTAAAGGTTATACCATAATCCTTCATTAGGATGCAAAACTTAGTTGAATTTACAATGATTATGGGTCATTAttaatttttgcagttttctcagaAAGGCTAAAATGGATGTAAGCAGTTTTGCAATTCAACTCTTCATTTGTGTTGTGTTTAAAACAGGTATTCTTGAAGGTCACTTCTATGATGCTAATGGTAAGCCAA includes the following:
- the LOC140168435 gene encoding neuferricin-like — encoded protein: MIFMKYFVTSLVVGTTAVLLGWIISPETAAIVWHSLPGLCCLRGMLFGVFDRYIPLPIAEVPISNIPEGVSVQSTPSRIFSLEELKQYDGSEESKGLYLAFLGKVYDVSKGKQHYGPGGGYSFFAARDATRAFVTGDFTDEGLVEDIDGLSPREMLEVKHWVEFYEKDYTPVGILEGHFYDANGKPKEALHKAEAQIKEGLKEQAAAEEDKKRFPPCNSEWKQGSGRVWCSNLSGGVSRNWEGFPRKYYTQGAANWRCACVREEHLNKAMFREFEDCPPTSVSCKLIK